A window of Thermoproteus sp. genomic DNA:
CGAGCGGCAGGGGGAGGCCTACAGTGGTCTCTATGTCGCCCAACTCCGGCGGCTGGAACGACACCACTAGGCCCTCGGTGAGGCCGTATAGCTGTAGGATCTTGACGCCGGTCCTCTCTTCGAACTCCCTCTTAACGGCCGGGGGCAGGTAGGCGCCGCCTGAGACGGCATATCGGGCCTTCAGCCTCCCTACGCCCATTTTGTTGAGCTCCGCGTAGAAGGCGGGGACGCCGATTATTATATCGGCTTCCTTTAACTCGTCGACGACTTGCTGGTCGAGGCTCCCCATGAGTTTGACAGTCGCGCCTACGGCTAGGGCCGCGAAGGCGGAGACAAGGCCCAAGACGTGGGTCATAGGCGGCGAGACGTAGACCACATCTTCGTGTCTCAGTCTCATCGCCGCCGCGAGGGAGAGGGCGTTGAGCCACAAGGCCTCGACAGAATTTATCGTCTGCATAGTCCTCCCAGCAATTCCGGCGTAGTACATGATGAATCTGCCCGAGAGGACAAGTTCCTTTCCGCCTGGCGACTCGTCGGGACGCCGCGTGTTGTAGCCCCTCAACACCTCTTTATTCCGCTCGAGAAACTCGTCGTCGGCGACCACGAAGTCGGGCTTGAAGTCCTCGAGCATATATGCGAGGTCTTCAGATATAGTCAAGGCGTCTATAAGCGCAACGTCGCCCCCTCCGTGCAACAGCCCGTATAGAGCCGCGAAGGCCTTAACCGAATTACGGGCGGCATAGACAGAACGGCCGCCGAGAGCCCAGCTCCTCCCGGCCTCCTCAAGCTCGCCGTAGGAGAGACTGCCCCCTCGATCCTCCACCGCGGCCTTTCTAGGAGTCGCCTTATGCCAAAACATCAGTAGCCCCTCTCCTTCAACGCGGCCTTTATTTCGTCGAGGACGGCGGGGTCGTCGAGGGTGGATATATCGCCGGGAGGCTCCCCGCGGACTACGGCCCTCAGGAGGCGCCTCATTATCTTGCCTGACTTGGTCTTTGGCAACCTTTTGACCAACACCACGTCGTCTATATAGTACCCACCCGCACGGGCCGCGGCCTTTATGTCGTCAATTAGGACCTCGGGGGGCGGAAGCTCCATCTTCTTGGGGACCACGAAGGCCAATATCTTAGAGCCGCCTTCCTTCGACGGCATGCCCACCACAGCCACCTCGGCCACGGCCTTATGTCTGGCTATCACGCCCTCTATGTCCATAGTGCCGTAGACGGCGCCAGTTGCCGTTATCACGTCGTCGGCCCGCCCCAAGACATATAGGTATCCGTCCTCGTCGTAATAGCCGTAATCGCCCGTGTAGAAGACGCCGGGGAACCTCGACATGTACGTCTTTATATAGCGCTCCTGGCCCGGGTCGTTCCACATCTTCGCCATGGCGGGATTGAACACGGTCACCGCTATGTAGCCCCTATGGCCCGGCGGGAGGGGCTTCCCGTCGTCGTCCAGCACTACCCACTTGGAGCCGGGGAAGGCCACGCCGGCTGAGCCGGGCTTAAACGGCACGTCGCCGAGCCCGTATGGCGTCGCTGCTATGGGTATTAAATGCTCTGTCATCCAGTAGGCGTCGGCGATTATCGTGTTGGGCAACTGCTCTTGGTACCAAACGGCCACGGCGGGATTCAACGTCTCGCCGGTGTTGAGTATTATCCTCAACGTAGAGTCTGCGCAGTTCTTCACGGCATCTTCGCCGAGGCTCCTAATCGTGTAGAGGGTAGTGGTGCTACTCCATATCAACGAGACATTGAGGCGGTTGACAACATCGCAGAACAGCTCCTTCTTGTAGGCCACGAAGCCCTCGAAGAGGACGCCGGTTAGGCCCATCACGGGTATGGTGTAGAGGTTTGCCATGGGCCATACGGGCCAGCCCAGCTCGCTTATGGTCCACCACACGTCGGTCTCCTTAGGGTCGAAGAGTGCCCTGAAGGCCCAGTTCAACGCCACGACGTAGCCGCCGTTGGTGTGGACCAGCCCCTTGGGCTTCCCGGTGGTTCCAGACGTGTAGTATATCGTCGCGGGCTCGTTGGCCTCCACGGCCACTGGCTCGACGTAAGCCTTCCCCTTGGGCGCAATGTCCTCATAGACCACGTCCCTCCCCTGCTTCAACTCGAAGTCCGAAAAGCCGCGCGACACCACGAGCACCTTCTCGACGGGGGTCTCGTACTTCTGGAGGACTCTATCCACCAGGTCCTTCATCCTTACCTCCTGCCCAGCCCTAAACCCCTTCGAGGCCACCACGAACAGCTTGGAGCCGCTGTCCTTAAGCCTCTCGGCGAGCACGGGCTCGCTTAGGCCGGCGTAATGCACCACGAGAACCGCGCCGAGCCTATGGGCCGCCAGGCCGAAATAAACCGCCTCCGGCGTGTTGGGCATCATCATAGAAACCACATCGCCGTGTTTAACGCCGAGCTCTTTGAGCGTATAGGCCGCCCGATTCACCTCCCTATACAGCTCGTAGTAAGTCACAACTCGGCTCTCGCCTCTCTCGTTTATGTAGTAGAATGCCACCCTATTGCCCCTATGGGGCAGATGCCTATCCACAGCGTTGTAGGAGATGTTGAGGTACCCCCCTTTATACCAAGAAACATCTGGGTGTTTCCCTTCCACCACCACCTTGGGCTTCGCGTACCAAGTCAGGAAATCGGCC
This region includes:
- a CDS encoding class I adenylate-forming enzyme family protein, producing MFWHKATPRKAAVEDRGGSLSYGELEEAGRSWALGGRSVYAARNSVKAFAALYGLLHGGGDVALIDALTISEDLAYMLEDFKPDFVVADDEFLERNKEVLRGYNTRRPDESPGGKELVLSGRFIMYYAGIAGRTMQTINSVEALWLNALSLAAAMRLRHEDVVYVSPPMTHVLGLVSAFAALAVGATVKLMGSLDQQVVDELKEADIIIGVPAFYAELNKMGVGRLKARYAVSGGAYLPPAVKREFEERTGVKILQLYGLTEGLVVSFQPPELGDIETTVGLPLPLVEVKLGPDGELLVRSPWNMLGYKEAEETAKALADGWLKTGDIMAIDDRGLLYFKGVKKRMIKYKGYPVFPRDLEEILKRHPAVKEVKVVGEPHPEYGELPVAYVVLREKVDENELLNYVNSKVAFYKKVRKIYIVDKI
- a CDS encoding AMP-binding protein translates to MPAKLYSLDRIKKMVALAEENPAAFWADKADFLTWYAKPKVVVEGKHPDVSWYKGGYLNISYNAVDRHLPHRGNRVAFYYINERGESRVVTYYELYREVNRAAYTLKELGVKHGDVVSMMMPNTPEAVYFGLAAHRLGAVLVVHYAGLSEPVLAERLKDSGSKLFVVASKGFRAGQEVRMKDLVDRVLQKYETPVEKVLVVSRGFSDFELKQGRDVVYEDIAPKGKAYVEPVAVEANEPATIYYTSGTTGKPKGLVHTNGGYVVALNWAFRALFDPKETDVWWTISELGWPVWPMANLYTIPVMGLTGVLFEGFVAYKKELFCDVVNRLNVSLIWSSTTTLYTIRSLGEDAVKNCADSTLRIILNTGETLNPAVAVWYQEQLPNTIIADAYWMTEHLIPIAATPYGLGDVPFKPGSAGVAFPGSKWVVLDDDGKPLPPGHRGYIAVTVFNPAMAKMWNDPGQERYIKTYMSRFPGVFYTGDYGYYDEDGYLYVLGRADDVITATGAVYGTMDIEGVIARHKAVAEVAVVGMPSKEGGSKILAFVVPKKMELPPPEVLIDDIKAAARAGGYYIDDVVLVKRLPKTKSGKIMRRLLRAVVRGEPPGDISTLDDPAVLDEIKAALKERGY